The DNA segment GGCCGGGCAGTCGAGTGGCGGTTCCTGACCGGCGACTACAACTCCCTCGGTCCGGCCGACGTGTGGACGCGGCTGCGCATCCCCCTGGTGGCGGGCGAGAAGACGACACCGATCGAGCGGTTGATGGTCCTCGCCGACTCGGTGAACGGCCTGTCATTGGAGCTGCCGATCGCCCAGTGGCTGTCGATCCCGCCCACGGTGAACGTCACGGTGCTGCGCCCGCCCGCACACGACTGGATGCTGCTGCGGACCAGGACCGTGATCGGCGCGGGCGGGGTGGGCCTGGCACGCGGCCAGATCTACGACGAGGACGGCCTGCTGGCCGAGGTCGCTCAGCCGCTGCTCGTCCAGCCGCGGTGAGTCCGCCGTGCTCAGGTGAGGGCGCGGATCTGCTCGATGACCTCGCCGTTCACCGAGCCGCAGTAGTCGCGGGGAAGCCCGGGGCGCACCCATCGGCCGCCGGCGTCGAGCAGGGCCAGCCACGGCACGTGGATCTTCGCCATGGTGCAGCCGTAGACGGTGTCGCCGTCCGGGGTGGGTAGCGGCTGGTCGGGGCCGCGAAGGGCGGCGACCAGCGCGGTGACGTCCTGCGCCTGCTTCTCGACGGCGGCGGACGGGTCGGCGCCGCGGTCGCAGACGACGGCCGCGACGGGCTGGAACGCGGCGTCGAGCAGCGGGAGGGTGATCGCGTCGTCGGCGGTCCGGTCGTCATAGGTCACCGAGGGTTCCCCGGCGCAGGACACCCACCGGTCGTGGACCTGCGCGGCGGCCGTGGACCGCGGAGGCAGGCTCGGCGCGGGGGCGGCCGGTTCGGTCTGCGCAGTGCAGGAGGCGCTGCTCGCGGCGAGCGCGATGCCGATGATCACGGTCAGCGTACGCATTGTCGTTCCTTACCTGATGGGCCGCCCGCACCTCACGGTACGGGCGGCGCGCACGGTTCGGCGTCAGTCGCCGACGACCCTCATGCTGGTGCCGACGAGACGGTTGCGGACGTCCGCCATGTCCTGGAAGTACAGGTGGCTGGGGCGGCTCGCGTCGACCCCGGTGACGGTGCCGCGGATCCGGGCGCCGGACCCGTCGGTGCTCCAGACGGTTCCGCCGCTGTCGCCCTTCACCGAGGCGGTCTTGCCGTCGAGTTGCCGGGCCCGGATCAGGCCCTTGACGATGGAACCGTCTTCGGCCCGCAGGTCGGCGCTGGCCTCCTGCTTCAGGTTGCAGACCAGGGCGGTGCGGATGCCGGTGCGGCACACCTGCTGGTTCTTCGCCCAGTACCCCCAGCTGTCGATGTTGCGGACCGTGCCAGAGGTCAGCGAGCTGCCACTCCACAGCACGGCGGAGCCCTTGCCTCTGATCAGCAGCAGGTCGTACGACTTGAGCTTGGAGACGACCTTGCCGATGTCCTTGTGGGTGCTGGTCGACCGGCTGTAGTCGCCGGAGCGGGTCATGTCGCCGGTGTTGGCGCAGTGGCCGGCGCTGACGATGTAGTCGATGCCCTCGCTGCGGACACCGAACCCGAGCGAACAGAGTGAGCGCTTGGTGCTGCTGGTGCCCACGAACGACGTCCACGCGCCGCCACCGTTGAACGGTGCGTAGTCGTTGAACCGGTCGTAGCGTGCCGCGGTGCTCTCGACACCGGTCCCCGGCACCGACTCGATCTTGACGGGAACCTGGACGTTCGCCTTCGCGAGGACCTGCTCCACGGTGGCCGGCGTGCCTCCGGCGGCGATCTGGGCCGGGGTCAGGCTCTGCGTGACCAGGGGATCGCGCACGACGGTGATGGCGTCGCCCTCGGTGTGGTAGGTGATCTGCTGAATCTCGCTCGATCCGCCGAGTTGGTCGATGGCGGTCCAGATGCCGTCACCGGCGCTGTTCAGTTCGGCTTCGGAGTAGGCGGCCGACTTGAGGCTGACGGTGCCGAGTGTCCGCGCCTCGGTGACGGCCGTCTGCATCTCCGGTTCGAGCGCGCCCTTGTAGTAGACGCTGAGGCCGCTGCCCTCGTACGCCACACCGGCGAAGCCGGAATCGGGGTCCTCGAACCGGGCCTCCATGATCTTGGTGAGAGCCGGTTCCAGTGCCGCCTGCCGGTCCATCTCCGCCTGCGTGGCCGCGTCGATCTCGCCGTCCGGGGTGGGCTCGCTGTAGGTCACCTCGACGTACGGCGCCTTCGACGTGTCCGTGTGGTTGTGCGACCAGAACTGCTTGTACTGGCTGTAGTCCGACTCGTCGGCCGCCCGGATGCCCATCGTGGGCGTCTCGACGTTCTTGTCCGCCGCACCCTGGAAGAAGCTGGTGGCGTCGGCGGTCACCCAGTCGCCCGTGCAACTGGTCGCGGTCGAGGTGGACTCCAGGGTCTGCCATTCCGGCTGGTTGTCCCAGGAGGTCTCGTCGGTCACCGGGTCGGTGGTCCAGATCTCCCACGGCGTCGCCGAGCAGGACGTGGAGTAGGCGTTGGCGAAGTGCGCGATCGCCGAGTCGATCCGCAGACCCGGCAGGGCGTTGGCCCACCAGGTGATGAAGGAGCGGGCCTTGATGTCGGCGTTGTAGCTGCCGACGAAGAGCGAGTCCGCGTCCGGCCATCCGGTGGGGTATCCGGTCACCACGGTCGTGCTGTACGCCGTGGTCGACCAGTCGAAGTACGGGTCGATGGTCACCGGGTAGACGGTGTCCGGGCTGGTCAGCCACGCCTTGTCGGGCTTGAGGGAGAGCGTGGTGGACCCGGCGCCGGCGGTCTTCACGACGTCGGCGCTGACCTGCCGGCGCTGCGGCGCCTCACCGCGAACGGCCGATCCCGCGTCCCACATCATCGGCGTCGGGATCTTGGCCTGCGGCCTGCCGTCGGCCCCTCGTACGCGTAGCCGGCCACGCTTGTCCTCGCTCACCGAGGCGACGCCCGGACCCGTGAGGGGAAGCACGATCTCGCCGACGTGTTCGGCGGCCTGCGCCGACTTGACGACGGTGAACTGCTCGAAGCCGTTCACGGTGGCCTGCACGACGAGGTCGATGCCGGGCTTCACCTCGGCGTACGTCGCCTTGTTGCCCTCCAGGCGGGGCTCGGGCAGGGCGCCGGCCCAGCCGACCGTCACCTGCCGGCCGCCGGATCCACCGGACACCAGGTCGTCCGTGGAGGCGGTCCGGGCACCGGAGAGCCGCAGCGGCCCCGGTGCCGCGGCCGGGGCGATCGAGCCGTCGGCCCGGCGCTTCAGGGTCAGGTCGACCGGGACCCAGGCGCCGTCGCGGCGGAAGCGTTCGGTGCTGGCCGAGATGACTCCGGTGACCGTGCCGTCCGGCGTGGCGAAGTACTCGGCGGTCTCGGTGGTCGCCGCGTCGATCCTCACGCGTTCGCCGGTCTTCCGGGCGGCGGCCAGCGCCGACGCCACATCGGACGGTTCCTGGCCGGGCGTGACCTGGGCGTACGACGGCGTGGCGGACATGGTGGCCGCAAGAGTGAGGGTGAGGCCGGCGGCGAGACCGCCACGCACACCTCTCGTCAGTCTGTGTCTCATCGATCCCCGTCTCGATTGATCTTGACGGCGATGACCGTAGGGGCACTGGCACGGGAACCGGAAGAACCATTCAGGTGGATCTATAGCCCGAACGGGCACGGGGTTCCGGTGGACCCACCAGCGTGGACGTCGTCGATGGTCACCGGCTGCGGCTGCGCGGCGAGTACGGCCCGGCTACGACGTGGAGGCGTCACATCGCCAGGTGGGATCCGTCGCGATCGTGATGACCTCGTCGAGGCGAACCCGGGCCTGCGTCATCGCGGCGATCTGCGCTACCAGCCGCTCCCGTTCCGCGTCGAGCAGAGCACGCGAACGAGGAACGCAGTCGGCTTCCATCAGCGGCAGCAGATCCGCGATCACCCGGCTGGACAGGCTGGCCGCGAACCCCCGCCTGATCAGCGCCACCCGGGCGACGGCCGCCTCGGAGTAGCGGCGGCGGCCCGCCGAATCCCGCTCGGCGCTGAGCAGGCCCTGCTCCTCGTAGTAACGCAGCGACCGCACACTGGCACCGGTGCGGGCCGCCAGCTGACCGATGCGCATCTATGACCACCACCACATCGCCGGGACCTCACACCAATGGCAGCTCCTAGCGTAGCCATCGCAGGCCCATCAACCCCTCTGCGCAGGAGTGATCACATGCCCGGAACACTAGGCATCATCGGCAGCGGCACCATCGGCTCCGCCATCGCTCGCAGCGCGGTCGGCGCCGGCTGGAACGTGGTGATCAGCAATTCGCGCGGGCCGGAGAGCATCGGCGCTCTCGTCGCCGAGCTCGGCCCGCTCGCGCGCGCCGCCACCCCCGCCGAGGCGGCCCAGGCAGGCGACCTCGTGGTCGCGACCATCCCGCTGGCCCACTACGAGCAGCTGCCGCGGGAGGCGCTCGCCGGCAAGACGGTGATCGACACCATGAACTACGCGCCGGCCGTCACGGGCTGGGTGCGCCCGGAGCTCGACGCCGACGAGCTGACCTCCAGCGAACTGGTGCAGCGATTCCTGTCGGGTTCGTCGGTGGTCAAGGCGTTCCACGACGTCAACGGCAGGCTGCTACGCGAGCTGGCCCGGCCGGCCGGCGCCCCGGATCGCACCGCCCTGCCCGTCACCGGCGACGACCCCTCCGCCAAAGCGCGGGTCACCGAGCTGATCGACGACTTCGGGTTCGACGCCGTCGACGTCGGCAGCCTCGCCGAGAGCTGGCGTATCGGGCCCAACACGCCGCTCTACTTCGAGGCTTTCGTGGGTGCGGTCCCGGCGGGCCTGACCCTGCCGGAGATCTACGCCTGGCTGGCGACCACCCCGCTGATCCCGATGCCGGCCGCCACGGTCGCCGAACTGGCCGCCACGACCGAACGCCAACCGGCGGGCTTCCAGCTCAAGCCCTCCGCCTGACCGGTGACGTCCTCCGCTCGGGTCATGTGGTGGCTCCGCGGCCGAAGGCGGACGCGACCGCTGCGCGGCGGCGGGCGCCGGGTCCGCCACGCGGACGGGCTGATTCACCTGGTCGACGCCGGGGCCGATACTGAGATGTCCGGGTTCGCCGGGTGGGATAGTTTCACCGTCATGGCCGACGACACCCAGCGCGCTGTGACCCTGCACCGGACGACCCTCGGCCAGTACGAGGTCCGCAACGCCCGCGGCGGCACGATGACCATCGGCGTCGGGGACGGCGCCGACTTCACGCCGGTGGAGTTGCTGCTCGCCGCGATCGGCGGCTGCACGGGCGCGGACGTCGACTACATCACCAGCAAGCGGGCGGAACCGGACAGCTTCACGGTCGCCGTCACCGCCGACAAGGTCCGCGACGAGGCGGGCGGCAACCGGCTGACCGACGTGACGGTGGAGCTGCGGGTGACGTTCCCGGAGGGCGCGGCCGGCGACGCGGCCCGGGAGATGCTGCCCCGGGCGGCACGGATGTCGCATGATCGGCTCTGCACGGTGTCACGAACGGTCGAGCTGGGCACGCCGGTCGACACCCGCGTCGAACCGGGGCGTCTCCCCTGAGCCCCGAGCCTCCCGCACCGGCCGTCCTGCACGCCTTCGGCGTCGATGGGCCCGTTCGGCGGCTGGACGGCGGTCAGGGCACCTCGTGGGCCGCGAACGACATCGTCCTCAAACCGGACGGGGGCGAACTGCACGCGTGGCTGGCCGAGGCGGTCGCCGGCGTCGAAGCCGACGGTTTCCGGCTCGCCGCGCCGGTCCGTTCCCGTGACGGCGCGTGGAGCGTGCTCGGGTGGTCGGCCACCCGGTGGGTCCCCGGTGCCGCGCCCGACTACTCCGCGGTGTCGACTTGGCGGGACATCATCGCGGTGAGCCGGGCGTTCCACCGGGCGGTCGCCCCGCTTCGCCGACCGGCCGTCCTCGACGGGCGCCGGGATCGGTGGGCGGAGGCGGACCGGGTGGCCTGGGGCGAGCAGACGGTACGGTTCCTGCCGGAGTTGGCCGACCTGGCACGACGGCTCGGACCGGGTATCCAGCCGCTGGGCCGCCCGCAGCTCGTGCACGGTGATCTGGCCGGAAACATCCTGTTCGATCCGGGCCGTCCGCCGGCCGTCATCGACATCTCGCCCTACTGGCGGCCGCTCGCGTACGCCGAGGGCATCGTGGTGGCGGACGCGCTGTGCTGGCACGACGCGCCGCCCTCGCTGCACCGGACGCTGGGCGTACCGCCGGCGGCGGTGGCACGAGCGCTGCTGTTCCGCATGGCCACGACCAACGCACGCGTCCTCGCCGCCGACGAGCGCGTCGATCTGCGGGACGAAGTCCGGCGGTACGCTCGCGCGGCCGCGGCCCTCGGCCTGTGACACCGGACGGCGTCGCGTCCGGGAAGCGCTGACCGATGCCGTCGTGCCGGAGTCGTGATCTGATCGGGGCATGATCTTCGACGTCGCGCGTGTGCGGTCCGGCTATCCCGCTCTCGCGGAGGGTTTCGTCCATCTCGACGGGGCGGGTGGCACGCAGCCGGCGGCACCGGTCATCGACGCGATCGCAGCGGCGATGCGGACGGCGGTGTCGAATCGGGGCACCGCGCATGAGCCGGCCCGCCGCTCCGGTGAGATCGTCGCGGCGGCACGCTCGGCGGTCGCCGATCTCGTCGGTGGCGATCCGGCGGGGGTGGTGTTCGGGCCGAGCGCCACCACCCTGACCTACCTGGTCGCGCGCACGCTCGCCCAGGGCTGGGAGCCGGACGACGAGGTGGTGGTGACGCGCCTCGACCACGACGCCAACGTCCGCCCGTGGGTGCAGACCACAGCGATCTCCCGGTACGCCGGAGTCGACGCGACCACAGGTCGACTCGATGTAGGACAGTTCCGGGATTTGATCGGTCCTCGTACCAGGCTGGTCGCTCTGACCGCGGCGAGCAACGCGGCCGGAACCGTACCGGCTGTCCGCGAGATCGCCGACATCGCTCACGCGGCCGGCGCCTTGGTGTTCGTCGACGGCGTGCACGCGACCGCACACCTGCCGACCGACGTGGCCGCGCTGGGCGCCGACTTCTACGTCACCAGCGCGTACAAGTGGTCCGGTCCGCACTATGCGGCGGTCGTCGCCGCGCCGGCACTGTGGGAGACGCTGCACCCGGCGAAGCTGATCCCCTCCCCCGCCGGCGTGCCCGACCGGTTCGAGCAGGGCACGCTGAGTTTCGAACTGCTCGCCGGCATCACCGCGGCCGTCGACCACCTGGCCGGACTGGCCGGCACCGGGGGCGACCGCCGGTCGCGGCTTCTGGCGAGCATGGCCGCCGTCGTGGAGTACGAGAACAGCCTGCTCGATCGCCTGCTGACCGGCCTGGCCGCGATCGACACGATCACGGTCCTCCCGGCCCCGGCCGGCCGCTGCCCCACCGTGTCGTTCCGCGTCGCCGGCGAGAGCCCGGCACAGACCGCGCGGGCGCTGGGCGAGAAGGGGATCTGCGTCTCCCACGGCGACTACTACGCCGTCGAGTACTTCACGTCGCTGGGCCTGCGCGACAGCGGCGGGGCGGTGCGGGCAAGCCTCTACCACTACACCACGACCGACGAGGTGGACCGCCTGCTGGACGCACTCGCCGGCCGCGGCCGGCTCACCACCGGGTGACCGTCCAGGATCAACGTTGATTGGTATTTCGATGCGTTGGGTACAGCACCGTCCGGCGGGAAAGGCCCGCCGACGAAACGGAGCATTGTCATGCTGGCACTTGGCGTCATTCTCCTACTTCTGGGCATCCTGCTGAAGGTGTCGATCCTCTACACGATCGGCATCATCCTGTTGGTGGTCGGCGCGGTGCTCTGGATCCTCGGCGCTGTCGGCCGCCCCGTCGCCGGCCGAAAAGTATGGTTCTGACCTTCCGGTGAGGGGCCGCTCGCGCACTCGCGCGGGCGGCCCCTGGCTCTCCGAGACGAACAGCATTGTCGCACCGCACGTGACCAGGAAACGCAGAAGCGACATCGCCTGCCGGCGGAAGTGGATCTGGTCCAGCGACAGACGCCCTGGTCGAGGTGCTCGATCTGTACCGCCGGCATCATCAATCTGCGGGGTACCCTCGCGCCGTGCAGATGTTCGTGACATCTTCTCTGGCAAGCACTTGCTCCTGAGCATCTTCCGGAGTCTCGTACGCTTCGAAAGATCGGTAGAGGCGCCGCTCTGCCTCGCGAATCGCATCATCTGCGCCAAGCTCGGCATGGTAGGTGAACAGCTGCAATGCGCGATACGCCAATTCGGCCTGCCGGTCAGTCTGCTTGACCATCATCGGTGCGTTCTTGTGAAATTCATAATAAGAGGCGCATGCCTTCTCGACCGTCGCCTTAATGGGGAGATCCAAGATGACGGAAACCTCATTGCCCGACGCCTTACACAGCGGCAGCAGACGACGCAGAATTCTGCCCGCCTCAATGCCGTGCTTGACCGAGATTCCGTCATTCTGACCCAGATACGACCAGCTGGCCATGATCTCCCTATGAAACTTGCCGACGATGTCTCGGGCCTCCGCAGACCCTGACCGATTTGCAGCACTGGTCAGCGCGATCACCGTTTCTTTCGTGTGGCTATCGGCCGACTTCATGTTTTCGTTCGGCCTGCCCGATACTGCGAACGAGGTGACCGATGCGATTTCCGCATCGATGTAATCCCGTGTTGCCGCACAGGTTTCCGCCATCGCCTTCTGCGTAGCCTCCTCCGCCTTGTGCCGATCATTCCTGCTGTCGACATAAAGGCCGATCCCGCTGGCTACAGCCACCACGACACTGAAGCCCGCGATGCAAAGAATGAGCAGATTCGACGGTGCGATCCACTCGAGCCGGCGCCCAGCCCACATTCCGACTGCGACAAGGACTCCCAGAGCGGCAGCGCCGAGGAGAAGTGGACGTGCCGTCTGGGCAACACCCAGGAAATCGGCGAATATGCCCAGGATCGCGCCGATCAGGCTGACAAACGCGGTGATGGCCGCCTCACGTCGCCGAAGCGCATCGTCGGGACCGAGCATGAAGCGCCTCCGTGCGGCGTCGTGGGCCTCCATCATCCTTCACGGGCGCAAGAACGCCGATGGCGTCGCAGCCCTCATGCTGCTGACCTGCGGCGAGGCCAACCGCGACGACCTTTGCCGTTCCGCGCGAGCGCACCACCGCATTCCGGGCTGCGCGGGAACGGGCGGAACCGCTCCTTCAGGGAGAGGTCTTCCGGCCCTGCGCAGAAATGCCGCAACAGACGAGCATGGAAGCGCCTCGATGGAGGAGTGGACGGAGGTCCAGTCATGCACGCATACATCGGCGACCGCCTCGTCATCGAGTCGCTGCGTCCCGACGTCCCGACGCGCATCAGCGTGATCGTGGGCGTCTCGCGGCCGGGCGGGCACCCGCCGTACCAGGTTCGGTGGACGAGCGGCGGGCACGTCACGCTGATCATCCCGGGGCCGGATGCGCGGCTTGAGCCCCTGCCACGAGCCGGCGACAAGGTCACGCAACCCTAGGCACGCGCCGCCGGGGTTCGATCTCCGGCTCGCGCAGTGCACGGCGGCGAACCCGGGAAGCCTCGCAGCGACGCCGCTGGACGCACTGAAGACGCAAGACGGCGGTCAGGGGACTCCGCTCCCCGTGGCTACCGCCCCCGGCCGGATCACGCCGCCAGCGCGGAATCGTCCGCGGTGATGCGTGCCCGCCCGGCGTTCTTGCTGGCGTACAGCAGCTCGTCGGCGCGGCCCAGCAGCGCCGCCGTGCTCTGCTCGCCGTCCCATCGGGCGAGCCCGGCCGAGAACGTCTGCCCCTGCGGGGTGACCGCCAGCAACCGATCCAGAAGCCGGCGAGCCTCGGCCGCCGTGCAGGCGGTGAGCAGGAGTCCGAACTCCTCCCCGCCGTAGCGGGCCAGCAGGTCACCCGCGCGGATCTCGCCACGCCAGGCAGCGGCGGCGCCGGCCAGCAGTTCGTCTCCGGCTTGATGACCGTGGGTGTCGTTGTACCGCTTGAAGTGGTCGAGGTCGATCAGGGCGACGTACAGCGGCCTCCGGCCGGAGGCCAGTGCGGCGGCCAGGCGTTCGTCCCACTGGCGGCGGTTCGGCAGGCCGGTGAGTGCGTCGTGCCGGGCGAGCCGGGCCAGTTCGCCGGCCTGTGTCTCGACGCGGCGCAGCAGTCCGGCCATGCGGACCGCCACCAGCACGAAGAGCACGATCGAGCAGATGCCGGTGGCGACCCAGTCCTCCCCGGCGTGGCCGGTGGCGCCCCGGTAGAGACCGACCGCGGGGGCGAGCAGGATGCTCACCGTGAGCAGGGCCAGCCGGGGCCGCACGAACGCCGGCGGCCGAGTCAGCGGCACGGTGAGCTGCCGCATCGACGGATGCGTTGCCGCCGCGGCGACCAGGACGTTCGCCGCCAGCGAGACGGCGCCTCCGGCGTCGATCGGGCCGGAGGCGCTCAGGATGTCGGAGATCGCGGTCAGCAGCAGGGCGCCGACCAGCAGCCGGTAGCTCGCCGTGCGCGCGCCGGGCGTGGTGAGCAGCAGCGAACCGAGGACGAGCAGGGTGATGTCGCCGGCGCCCACCGCGACGGCCGCGAGCCGGGCACCCCACGGCCGGTCCGGGTCGGTGACCACGCCGTCGACCACGAAGACCCAGTAGAGCAGGCCCAGGCTCGTCGCGACCAGGCCGGCGTCGACGAGTGCCGTCCGGTCGTGAGCCCGGGCCCGGCCACGGATCAGGCCCGCCAGGGCCAGGCACATGAACGGGTACCCGGCCAGGTCCAGCGCGTCGGCGACCACTGCCGAGGGCGGTCCCGCGCCGGCCTGCCCGATGACCGTGCTGGCCAGCCAGACGGCGAGCCCGGTCACGAACGTCCACCAGGTGGCCGGCTGGTCCGGGCGGTAGCCGCGGACCGCCACGGCGACCACGATCACGCAGGCCGCACCGCTCACGCCGTACGCGACCGGGCGCCACCAGCCACCCGCGGGCAGCAGCAGGTACGCGACGGTCGCGAGCCCGCCGGCGACGATGCAGGCCCACCACGACGGCACGCCGCGGATTCGGCTGATCGGCACATTCCGGTCATCGGCACATTCCGCCGCCGGCTGAGCGGACACGCGCCACCGCCGCCGGAATGCCCTAGACTGGGAGCGCTCCCATCCATAACCGTCTATTAGAGAGAGCGATCATGGCACTCCCCCGAAAGATCGCCGCCACCGCCCTCGCCGTCGTGACCGGCGGCGCCGGCATCGCCCTCGCCTCACGGGCCGACGCCGCCGCCGGTTGCGCCGTCAAGTACACCGTCAGCAACACCTGGCCGGGCGGCTTCGGCGCCGCCGTCGACGTCACCAACCTCGGTGACGCGATCAACGGCTGGACTCTCACGTTCGCTCTCCCCGGCGGACAGACCATCTCGCAGCTGTGGAACGGCGTCGTGACCCAGTCGGGCGCGGACGTCAGCGTCAAGGACGCCGGCTACAACGCCGCCCTGGCCACGAACGCGACCACCAGCTTCGGCTTCAACAGCTCGGGTACGACCGCCACCCCGTCCTCGTTCAGCCTCAACGGCACCGTCTGCACGGGAGGCGTGGCACCGACGGCGTCGCCCTCCACCCCGCCGCCCTCCACTCCACCGCCCGCCACCGGCCCGGTGACCATCAACGGCAAACAGCTCGAACGCCTCGACCGCGGCGTGGTCAGCGTCCGCTCCGGCAGCGACAACCTGGTCAGCTGGCGGCTGCTCGGCAACGACCCGAGCGGCGTGACGTTCAACGTCTACCGCGGCGGCTCCAAGATCGCGAGCGTCGGCAACGCGACGAATCACCTGGATTCCGGCGCATCGGCTACCGCGACCTACACTGTCCGCGCCGTCGTCAACGGTGCTGAGCAACCCGACTCGGCAAACTCGCTCACATTCGCGAACGGCTACCTCGACGTGCCCCTGTCCGTCCCCGCCGGCGGCACGACCCCGGACGGCGTCGCCTACACCTACGCGGCCAACGACGCCTCCGTGGGCGATCTCGACGGCGACGGCGACTACGAGGTGGTCCTGAAGTGGGATCCGTCGAACGCCAAGGACAACTCCCAGTCCGGGTACACCGGCAACGTCTTCGTCGACGCCTACACCCTCCAAGGTCAGCGACTCTGGCGCATCGACCTCGGCCGCAACATCCGGGCCGGCGCGCACTACACCCAGTTCCAGGTCTACGACTACGACGGCGACGGCAAGGCCGAAGTAGCGATGAAGACCGCCGACGGCACCAGGGACGGGGCCGGCACGGTGATCGGCAGTTCGTCCGCCGACTACCGCAACTCGTCCGGCTACGTGCTGAGCGGCCCGGAGTTCCTGACCATGTTCAACGGGCAGACCGGCCGCGCCCTTTCGACAGTCGACTATGTGCCGGCGCGAGG comes from the Actinoplanes sp. OR16 genome and includes:
- a CDS encoding DNRLRE domain-containing protein, with the protein product MRHRLTRGVRGGLAAGLTLTLAATMSATPSYAQVTPGQEPSDVASALAAARKTGERVRIDAATTETAEYFATPDGTVTGVISASTERFRRDGAWVPVDLTLKRRADGSIAPAAAPGPLRLSGARTASTDDLVSGGSGGRQVTVGWAGALPEPRLEGNKATYAEVKPGIDLVVQATVNGFEQFTVVKSAQAAEHVGEIVLPLTGPGVASVSEDKRGRLRVRGADGRPQAKIPTPMMWDAGSAVRGEAPQRRQVSADVVKTAGAGSTTLSLKPDKAWLTSPDTVYPVTIDPYFDWSTTAYSTTVVTGYPTGWPDADSLFVGSYNADIKARSFITWWANALPGLRIDSAIAHFANAYSTSCSATPWEIWTTDPVTDETSWDNQPEWQTLESTSTATSCTGDWVTADATSFFQGAADKNVETPTMGIRAADESDYSQYKQFWSHNHTDTSKAPYVEVTYSEPTPDGEIDAATQAEMDRQAALEPALTKIMEARFEDPDSGFAGVAYEGSGLSVYYKGALEPEMQTAVTEARTLGTVSLKSAAYSEAELNSAGDGIWTAIDQLGGSSEIQQITYHTEGDAITVVRDPLVTQSLTPAQIAAGGTPATVEQVLAKANVQVPVKIESVPGTGVESTAARYDRFNDYAPFNGGGAWTSFVGTSSTKRSLCSLGFGVRSEGIDYIVSAGHCANTGDMTRSGDYSRSTSTHKDIGKVVSKLKSYDLLLIRGKGSAVLWSGSSLTSGTVRNIDSWGYWAKNQQVCRTGIRTALVCNLKQEASADLRAEDGSIVKGLIRARQLDGKTASVKGDSGGTVWSTDGSGARIRGTVTGVDASRPSHLYFQDMADVRNRLVGTSMRVVGD
- a CDS encoding MerR family transcriptional regulator produces the protein MRIGQLAARTGASVRSLRYYEEQGLLSAERDSAGRRRYSEAAVARVALIRRGFAASLSSRVIADLLPLMEADCVPRSRALLDAERERLVAQIAAMTQARVRLDEVITIATDPTWRCDASTS
- a CDS encoding NADPH-dependent F420 reductase; protein product: MPGTLGIIGSGTIGSAIARSAVGAGWNVVISNSRGPESIGALVAELGPLARAATPAEAAQAGDLVVATIPLAHYEQLPREALAGKTVIDTMNYAPAVTGWVRPELDADELTSSELVQRFLSGSSVVKAFHDVNGRLLRELARPAGAPDRTALPVTGDDPSAKARVTELIDDFGFDAVDVGSLAESWRIGPNTPLYFEAFVGAVPAGLTLPEIYAWLATTPLIPMPAATVAELAATTERQPAGFQLKPSA
- a CDS encoding OsmC family protein → MADDTQRAVTLHRTTLGQYEVRNARGGTMTIGVGDGADFTPVELLLAAIGGCTGADVDYITSKRAEPDSFTVAVTADKVRDEAGGNRLTDVTVELRVTFPEGAAGDAAREMLPRAARMSHDRLCTVSRTVELGTPVDTRVEPGRLP
- a CDS encoding phosphotransferase, producing the protein MSTWRDIIAVSRAFHRAVAPLRRPAVLDGRRDRWAEADRVAWGEQTVRFLPELADLARRLGPGIQPLGRPQLVHGDLAGNILFDPGRPPAVIDISPYWRPLAYAEGIVVADALCWHDAPPSLHRTLGVPPAAVARALLFRMATTNARVLAADERVDLRDEVRRYARAAAALGL
- a CDS encoding cysteine desulfurase-like protein, whose amino-acid sequence is MIFDVARVRSGYPALAEGFVHLDGAGGTQPAAPVIDAIAAAMRTAVSNRGTAHEPARRSGEIVAAARSAVADLVGGDPAGVVFGPSATTLTYLVARTLAQGWEPDDEVVVTRLDHDANVRPWVQTTAISRYAGVDATTGRLDVGQFRDLIGPRTRLVALTAASNAAGTVPAVREIADIAHAAGALVFVDGVHATAHLPTDVAALGADFYVTSAYKWSGPHYAAVVAAPALWETLHPAKLIPSPAGVPDRFEQGTLSFELLAGITAAVDHLAGLAGTGGDRRSRLLASMAAVVEYENSLLDRLLTGLAAIDTITVLPAPAGRCPTVSFRVAGESPAQTARALGEKGICVSHGDYYAVEYFTSLGLRDSGGAVRASLYHYTTTDEVDRLLDALAGRGRLTTG
- a CDS encoding DUF1918 domain-containing protein, yielding MHAYIGDRLVIESLRPDVPTRISVIVGVSRPGGHPPYQVRWTSGGHVTLIIPGPDARLEPLPRAGDKVTQP
- a CDS encoding GGDEF domain-containing protein; the protein is MPISRIRGVPSWWACIVAGGLATVAYLLLPAGGWWRPVAYGVSGAACVIVVAVAVRGYRPDQPATWWTFVTGLAVWLASTVIGQAGAGPPSAVVADALDLAGYPFMCLALAGLIRGRARAHDRTALVDAGLVATSLGLLYWVFVVDGVVTDPDRPWGARLAAVAVGAGDITLLVLGSLLLTTPGARTASYRLLVGALLLTAISDILSASGPIDAGGAVSLAANVLVAAAATHPSMRQLTVPLTRPPAFVRPRLALLTVSILLAPAVGLYRGATGHAGEDWVATGICSIVLFVLVAVRMAGLLRRVETQAGELARLARHDALTGLPNRRQWDERLAAALASGRRPLYVALIDLDHFKRYNDTHGHQAGDELLAGAAAAWRGEIRAGDLLARYGGEEFGLLLTACTAAEARRLLDRLLAVTPQGQTFSAGLARWDGEQSTAALLGRADELLYASKNAGRARITADDSALAA
- a CDS encoding cellulose binding domain-containing protein, with product MALPRKIAATALAVVTGGAGIALASRADAAAGCAVKYTVSNTWPGGFGAAVDVTNLGDAINGWTLTFALPGGQTISQLWNGVVTQSGADVSVKDAGYNAALATNATTSFGFNSSGTTATPSSFSLNGTVCTGGVAPTASPSTPPPSTPPPATGPVTINGKQLERLDRGVVSVRSGSDNLVSWRLLGNDPSGVTFNVYRGGSKIASVGNATNHLDSGASATATYTVRAVVNGAEQPDSANSLTFANGYLDVPLSVPAGGTTPDGVAYTYAANDASVGDLDGDGDYEVVLKWDPSNAKDNSQSGYTGNVFVDAYTLQGQRLWRIDLGRNIRAGAHYTQFQVYDYDGDGKAEVAMKTADGTRDGAGTVIGSSSADYRNSSGYVLSGPEFLTMFNGQTGRALSTVDYVPARGTVSSWGDSYGNRVDRFLAGTAYLDGARPSLIMARGYYTRAVVAAWDFRNGSLTQRWVFDSNASGNSGWAGQGNHQLSVADVDSDGKHEIIYGAAAIDDNGARLWTTNNGHGDAMHVGDLDPSRAGLEEFKVDEDGSKPSSWMADARTGQIIWSTPASGDNGRGVSADIWSGSAGAESWSAAVDGVRNPKGTVVSSRKPSSINFVVWWDGDATRELLDQTRIDKYGTSADTRLLTATDVHSNNGTKATPSLSADLFGDWREEVVWPTTNNTALRIYSTPIATDRTVVSLMHDPQYREAIAWQNTAYNQPPHPGFAMQ